From the genome of Wolbachia endosymbiont (group B) of Parapoynx stratiotata, one region includes:
- a CDS encoding type IV secretion system protein VirB3, which produces MSTGSIQTNQLFKGLTRPAMLFGVSYMFAILNVLICMLIFINTNDLRVILLMLPGIHGLGYIASAKEPLFIELFMVKLGKCSKCLNRFYHGANSYDIT; this is translated from the coding sequence ATGTCTACTGGCAGCATACAAACGAATCAATTATTTAAAGGTCTTACAAGACCTGCAATGCTCTTTGGTGTGAGTTATATGTTTGCAATATTAAACGTTCTAATTTGCATGCTAATTTTCATTAATACAAATGATCTTAGAGTAATTCTCCTGATGTTACCAGGTATACATGGACTTGGCTATATAGCTTCTGCAAAGGAACCGTTGTTTATTGAGTTATTTATGGTAAAGTTGGGAAAATGTTCCAAATGTTTAAATCGGTTTTATCATGGAGCCAATTCTTATGACATTACTTGA
- a CDS encoding Hsp20/alpha crystallin family protein: MSNIVHLNKNNNRDNFSVRGLQRAVDDIFDSFFTGWNPELSKRGSSLLPVCDFYETKESYCLSLELPGIPKESIDISISGDNLIVKGEKTCNNESKDKQFYHKERYYGSFYRSIQLPTNVEQDKVSANFLDGVLHVTIPKSEKHIKKIDVK, translated from the coding sequence ATGAGTAATATAGTTCATTTAAATAAAAACAATAATCGTGATAATTTTAGTGTAAGAGGGTTACAAAGAGCCGTTGATGACATATTTGATAGCTTTTTTACAGGATGGAACCCAGAGCTTTCCAAAAGAGGCAGTAGTCTACTACCAGTTTGTGATTTTTATGAAACAAAGGAAAGCTATTGCCTATCATTAGAGTTACCAGGTATTCCTAAAGAAAGCATAGACATTAGTATATCTGGCGATAACTTAATAGTGAAGGGTGAAAAAACATGTAATAATGAATCAAAAGATAAGCAGTTTTACCATAAAGAAAGGTACTATGGTTCTTTCTATAGATCTATTCAACTTCCAACAAATGTAGAGCAAGATAAGGTATCTGCCAACTTTTTAGATGGGGTATTGCATGTAACCATACCTAAGTCAGAGAAACACATCAAGAAAATTGATGTAAAGTAA
- a CDS encoding TolC family protein, with protein MFRLIIILIIAFGTIGCYAIDLEEAISKAIKNSSKIKSQFYQYKSAEKQLKSSGLAGFLPDINLQYNFDNNFNIINDRQNSGKRLTLSQRIIDGGGTFATFSRSSHLLKAAKIRFQQSKQEVALSAVKAYVNVLQKAEILKLREHKERVSLEHLSAMKKRFSLGEVTNAEVLLAKAKFSSSISERVDAEGKLKLANIAYYHLIGEDADELSEANDKLPSVPELNECLQLAKTNNLSLKAAVYQKRAAGMEVIAETSKWLPSLNLSASKNFGKDNIKLDTLLENVNVVFTLDIPIFKRGVNVFGVSRAKMDAKQYTYDYYEAVKNIEEAVVNAWNNVLTAKAIIKASQEAEKAAALALEGVEQEVNLNLKSTSDLLDTEDELFKARSDLIQAKSNYVISVYNLLFMINSINL; from the coding sequence ATGTTTCGATTGATTATTATACTTATAATTGCTTTTGGTACTATAGGTTGCTATGCAATCGATTTGGAAGAAGCCATAAGCAAAGCTATCAAAAACAGCTCAAAAATAAAGTCTCAGTTTTACCAATATAAGAGTGCTGAAAAACAGCTGAAATCTTCTGGATTAGCTGGATTTTTACCTGACATTAATTTACAATATAATTTCGATAATAATTTTAATATTATTAACGATCGACAAAACTCTGGAAAGCGTCTAACATTAAGCCAAAGAATAATAGACGGTGGGGGCACTTTTGCTACATTTAGCCGATCAAGTCATCTTCTTAAAGCAGCAAAAATTAGATTTCAGCAGTCAAAGCAAGAAGTTGCACTCAGCGCTGTGAAAGCATATGTTAATGTTTTACAAAAGGCAGAAATATTAAAACTGAGAGAACATAAAGAGCGTGTTTCTTTAGAGCATTTGTCAGCTATGAAAAAACGCTTTTCCCTTGGAGAAGTTACTAATGCTGAAGTTTTGCTAGCAAAAGCAAAATTTTCGTCTTCTATATCCGAAAGAGTTGATGCTGAAGGTAAATTAAAATTGGCAAATATTGCTTATTATCATTTGATTGGCGAAGATGCTGATGAACTTTCTGAAGCTAATGATAAATTACCTTCTGTTCCAGAGCTAAATGAATGTTTACAATTAGCAAAAACTAATAACTTGTCCCTAAAAGCAGCAGTTTATCAAAAAAGAGCAGCCGGAATGGAAGTGATCGCTGAAACTTCCAAGTGGCTTCCTTCTTTGAATCTAAGCGCAAGTAAAAATTTTGGAAAGGACAATATAAAATTGGACACGTTACTAGAAAATGTGAATGTTGTCTTTACTCTTGATATTCCGATCTTTAAAAGAGGAGTTAATGTTTTTGGTGTTAGTAGAGCTAAAATGGATGCAAAACAATACACTTACGATTATTACGAAGCAGTAAAAAATATAGAAGAAGCAGTTGTAAATGCTTGGAATAACGTGCTGACAGCAAAAGCTATTATTAAAGCAAGTCAAGAAGCAGAAAAAGCAGCAGCTTTAGCATTGGAAGGAGTTGAGCAAGAAGTAAACTTAAATTTAAAGAGCACATCTGATCTTTTGGATACTGAAGATGAATTATTTAAAGCACGTTCCGATCTAATTCAGGCAAAAAGCAATTATGTAATTAGTGTTTACAACTTGCTTTTTATGATAAATAGTATAAACCTTTAA
- a CDS encoding pyridoxine 5'-phosphate synthase — MKLGVNIDHVATLRNARGASYPDPLKAAKIAIDAGADFITVHLREDRRHIRDEDVFNLKQNISTELNLEIAATEEMLKIAKEVKPYSICIVPEKREELTTEGGLNIVNMHSKLSGIIEEMHSFDIKVSLFIDPNINQLKYLEKLERKPDIIEIHTGDYCDNPSEEKLKLITNSAEYINKLGIECHGGHGINYKHAKRIKEIPHISALNIGHSLISEAIFHGLHSVTKKMKMTISK, encoded by the coding sequence GTGAAATTGGGCGTTAATATTGATCACGTTGCAACCCTTCGCAACGCACGTGGAGCTTCTTATCCAGATCCATTAAAAGCAGCAAAAATAGCTATTGATGCTGGAGCAGATTTTATCACCGTACACTTACGAGAAGACAGAAGGCATATCAGAGATGAGGATGTATTCAATCTAAAACAAAACATTAGCACTGAGTTAAATCTTGAAATCGCAGCTACGGAAGAAATGCTCAAAATAGCAAAAGAAGTAAAACCCTATTCGATTTGTATAGTACCAGAAAAAAGAGAAGAATTAACAACCGAAGGTGGCCTGAATATCGTGAATATGCACAGTAAACTTTCTGGTATAATAGAGGAAATGCATAGCTTTGACATAAAAGTCTCACTATTTATCGATCCAAATATTAATCAACTAAAATATCTTGAGAAGCTAGAAAGAAAGCCTGACATAATAGAAATTCACACAGGGGATTACTGTGATAATCCATCAGAAGAAAAATTAAAACTTATTACTAACTCTGCAGAATACATTAATAAGCTAGGAATAGAATGCCACGGAGGGCATGGCATAAATTATAAACATGCTAAAAGAATAAAAGAGATACCTCACATCTCAGCTCTTAATATAGGCCATTCTTTAATCAGCGAGGCTATATTTCATGGCTTACATAGTGTAACTAAAAAGATGAAAATGACAATATCTAAGTAG
- a CDS encoding VirB4 family type IV secretion/conjugal transfer ATPase, protein MLRFRAIQSKNKSILSREVHAAEFIPYSCYWNSTTLITKQNWLVKFIKLNGFAFETADDEDLVIQNNIRNQMLRSISSPAFSLYFHTIRRKKNIFSDEFANQSLPNFFANHVNLKWREKHATRQSFINDLYITIIRRADTKGVEFLSHLLKKFGHVTSKHAWESDMRDTYEDLEETTNRIVTSLRNYSPKVLGVKETPNGLFCEIMEFLSRIVNCGFVTNTLFPLKTEISRYLPVHRLFFGHKMIQVVTHNESKYAGIVSIKEYGNNTSAGMLDSFLQLPYEFIITQSFQFTNRQMAIAKMQIQQNRMIQSADKAISQIAEISHALDDAMSGKIAFGEHHLTILCIEKSPKSLDNALSLVESELSNCGVYPVRERVNLEPAFWAQIPGNFDYIVRKGTISSLNLAGFASQHNYPTGKKFNNHWGDAVTVFDTTSGTPFFFNFHIRDVGHTMIIGPTGAGKTVLMNFLCAQAMKFSPRIFFFDKDRGAEIFLRALGGIYTIIEPRTKTNFNPLQLDDTPDNKTFLMEWIKSLILVYNDKFTSEDIARINDAIEGNFKLKKEDRFLRNLVPFLGLAGPDTLAGAISMWHDDGSHAAIFDNKEDLLDFSKARVFGFEMASLLKDPVALGPVLIYLFHRISISLDGTPSIIVLDEAWALIDNPVFAPKIKDWLKVLRKLNAFVVFATQSVEDASKSAISDTLVQQTATQIFLPNLKATSVYRDVFMLTEREYILIKHTDPSTRFFLVKQGVNAVVARIDLKDLDDVVNVLSGRAESVLLLHDILKEVGDDPKMWLPVFYQKVKNV, encoded by the coding sequence ATGTTGAGATTTAGAGCTATTCAATCAAAGAATAAATCTATTCTAAGTAGAGAGGTTCACGCTGCCGAATTTATACCTTATTCTTGCTATTGGAATAGTACAACCTTGATAACAAAGCAGAATTGGTTAGTTAAATTTATAAAATTAAATGGCTTTGCGTTTGAAACGGCCGATGATGAAGACTTGGTGATACAAAATAATATCAGAAATCAGATGCTAAGAAGCATTTCATCTCCAGCATTTAGTTTGTACTTTCATACCATCAGGCGTAAGAAGAATATCTTTTCTGATGAATTTGCAAACCAGAGTTTACCAAATTTTTTTGCTAACCATGTAAATCTAAAATGGAGAGAAAAACACGCAACTAGGCAATCTTTTATTAATGATTTATACATTACGATTATTCGTAGGGCAGATACAAAGGGAGTAGAATTTTTATCACATCTACTGAAAAAATTTGGGCATGTAACTTCAAAACATGCTTGGGAAAGTGATATGCGTGATACCTATGAAGATTTAGAGGAAACGACAAATCGTATAGTAACAAGCCTTAGGAATTATTCGCCTAAAGTCCTTGGAGTAAAAGAAACTCCAAACGGACTGTTTTGTGAAATAATGGAGTTTCTGTCTAGAATTGTAAATTGTGGCTTTGTTACAAATACGCTTTTTCCACTAAAAACTGAAATATCAAGATACTTACCGGTTCATAGGTTATTTTTTGGCCATAAGATGATACAGGTTGTGACTCATAATGAAAGTAAATATGCTGGAATAGTTAGTATCAAAGAATATGGAAATAATACTTCCGCAGGAATGCTTGATTCTTTTTTACAACTTCCTTATGAATTTATTATCACGCAGTCTTTTCAATTTACAAATAGGCAAATGGCAATTGCGAAAATGCAGATACAGCAAAATCGTATGATACAATCTGCAGATAAAGCTATTTCTCAAATAGCAGAAATTTCTCATGCGCTTGATGATGCAATGAGTGGTAAAATTGCGTTTGGTGAACACCATTTAACTATCTTATGTATAGAAAAAAGCCCTAAATCATTGGACAATGCTTTATCATTGGTTGAATCGGAGCTTTCTAATTGTGGTGTTTATCCTGTTCGTGAGAGGGTTAATCTAGAACCAGCATTTTGGGCGCAAATTCCTGGTAATTTTGATTATATAGTAAGAAAAGGTACAATAAGTAGTCTTAATTTGGCCGGTTTTGCATCTCAACATAATTATCCTACTGGTAAAAAATTCAATAACCACTGGGGAGATGCTGTTACAGTTTTTGATACAACATCCGGCACTCCATTTTTCTTCAACTTTCATATAAGGGATGTTGGACATACTATGATAATTGGGCCAACAGGTGCTGGCAAAACTGTTTTAATGAATTTTTTATGTGCTCAAGCAATGAAATTTTCTCCAAGAATATTCTTTTTTGATAAAGATCGCGGTGCAGAAATTTTTTTAAGAGCACTTGGTGGTATCTATACTATAATAGAACCAAGAACTAAGACAAATTTTAATCCTCTGCAACTTGACGATACTCCTGATAATAAAACATTTTTGATGGAATGGATAAAATCTTTAATTTTAGTGTACAACGATAAATTCACTTCAGAAGATATTGCTAGAATTAATGATGCAATTGAGGGAAATTTTAAATTAAAAAAAGAAGACAGATTTTTGAGAAATCTTGTACCATTTTTAGGACTTGCGGGCCCTGATACTCTAGCTGGAGCAATATCTATGTGGCATGATGATGGCTCTCATGCTGCAATATTTGACAATAAAGAAGATTTGCTAGATTTTTCAAAAGCAAGAGTGTTTGGCTTTGAAATGGCTAGCTTGCTAAAAGATCCTGTTGCTCTTGGGCCGGTCTTGATTTATTTGTTTCATAGGATTAGTATATCGCTTGATGGCACTCCATCTATTATTGTTCTTGATGAAGCATGGGCGTTAATAGATAATCCAGTTTTTGCACCTAAGATAAAAGACTGGTTGAAAGTGCTGAGAAAGTTAAATGCTTTTGTAGTTTTTGCTACTCAGAGTGTTGAAGATGCAAGTAAAAGTGCTATTAGTGATACGCTTGTACAGCAGACAGCAACACAAATTTTTTTGCCAAATCTGAAAGCTACTAGTGTCTATCGAGATGTTTTTATGTTAACTGAACGTGAGTACATACTGATCAAACACACAGATCCAAGTACTAGATTCTTTTTAGTAAAGCAAGGAGTTAATGCTGTAGTAGCTAGAATAGATCTGAAAGATTTGGATGATGTGGTCAACGTGTTATCTGGACGTGCAGAAAGTGTCCTATTGTTACATGATATATTGAAAGAAGTCGGAGATGATCCAAAGATGTGGTTGCCTGTGTTTTATCAAAAGGTGAAAAATGTTTAA
- the rplM gene encoding 50S ribosomal protein L13, translating to MKTFFLKEKQVDKKWLVIDAEGLVVGRLAAFVAALLRGKHKPEYTPHMDCGDNVIIVNAEKVHFTGKKLKDKIYYRHTGYSGGLKKTTPDNILNGKFPERVIKMAVKRMLDDGPMARRRFENLYVYSGSEHKHQGQQPEKIDFASLNRKNKK from the coding sequence ATGAAAACTTTTTTCTTAAAAGAGAAACAAGTCGATAAAAAATGGCTTGTTATAGATGCAGAAGGATTAGTAGTAGGAAGGCTTGCAGCGTTTGTAGCAGCGCTATTGCGTGGAAAGCATAAGCCTGAATACACACCTCATATGGATTGTGGAGATAATGTAATTATTGTTAATGCAGAAAAGGTACATTTTACCGGAAAGAAACTTAAAGATAAAATCTACTATAGGCATACAGGTTATTCTGGTGGTTTAAAGAAAACTACTCCAGATAATATTTTAAATGGCAAATTCCCTGAGCGTGTGATAAAAATGGCAGTAAAAAGAATGCTTGATGATGGTCCTATGGCACGTAGACGGTTTGAAAATTTGTATGTTTATTCTGGTTCAGAACATAAGCATCAAGGACAGCAACCTGAAAAAATAGATTTTGCCTCTTTAAATCGTAAAAATAAGAAATAA
- a CDS encoding HU family DNA-binding protein, which yields MSKEDIVNQLSQECSSQGIDITKASLSKLHDIFMETIKNDLNRKGEIRLHGIGTFSTAISKERQCRNPQNGEIMTVPEKKRVRFKASQALSSTLNTKEKV from the coding sequence ATGAGTAAAGAAGATATAGTAAACCAACTGAGTCAAGAGTGCTCTAGTCAAGGTATAGATATAACAAAAGCTAGTTTGAGTAAGCTTCATGATATTTTTATGGAAACAATCAAGAACGATCTAAATCGTAAAGGTGAAATACGTTTGCATGGAATAGGGACATTCTCTACTGCTATAAGTAAGGAAAGACAATGCCGTAATCCTCAAAATGGTGAGATTATGACCGTTCCTGAAAAGAAAAGAGTAAGGTTTAAAGCAAGTCAAGCTCTTTCAAGTACTTTAAATACCAAAGAGAAAGTATAA
- a CDS encoding lysine--tRNA ligase, whose product MNSTLGKIINLNSMIISWPFQEAEKILQEFPNKKEIIFETGYGPSGLPHIGTFGEVFRTTVIANALKKIAPSIKTKIIAVSDDMDGLRKIPDNVPNQEMLRENLNKPLTMIPDPFGTHESYGHHMNSLLCKFLDLFGFEYEFRSATECYKSGVYDEKLLLLLKNYDKVMDVMLPSFREERQQTYSPFLPICPKTSQVLQVPVIETNTDKGTITYEDPNGEKIEVPVTKGKCKLQWKPDWGMRWAAFGVNYEAHGKDLTPSAVLSSQICKILGEKPPLLFCYELFLDKEGKKISKSKGNGISIEEWLTYAPTESLALYIFQSPKKAKRLYFDVIPKSTDEYLEFVKRYNESKEKDVNSPVWHIHQGKVPNVETSGINFSLLLNLAAACNAENKEILWGFISTYAPNVTPESNKMLDRLSDFAVRYYHDFIKPTKAYKASNEKEKEALLDLKNNLHSLPITATAEEIQSQVFSIGKKHNYNNLRDWFQLLYETLLGQKTGPRMGSFIKLYGIDNTISLIESATERTL is encoded by the coding sequence ATGAATAGCACTTTAGGTAAGATAATTAATTTAAATTCAATGATTATAAGCTGGCCATTTCAAGAAGCAGAAAAAATACTACAAGAATTCCCTAATAAAAAAGAGATAATATTTGAGACTGGTTATGGTCCATCGGGTTTACCACATATTGGTACTTTTGGGGAAGTTTTTCGTACCACAGTTATTGCAAACGCTCTAAAAAAAATAGCTCCTAGTATAAAAACCAAAATCATTGCAGTTTCCGACGATATGGATGGTTTGCGAAAAATACCAGATAATGTACCAAATCAGGAAATGCTAAGAGAGAATCTGAACAAGCCATTAACCATGATACCTGACCCATTTGGCACTCATGAGAGTTATGGTCATCACATGAATTCGTTGTTGTGTAAATTTCTTGATTTGTTTGGATTTGAATACGAATTTAGGAGTGCAACAGAGTGTTATAAATCTGGCGTTTACGATGAAAAACTTTTACTCCTGCTGAAAAATTATGATAAAGTGATGGACGTAATGCTTCCATCATTTCGGGAAGAAAGGCAGCAGACTTACAGTCCATTCTTGCCGATATGCCCAAAAACTTCCCAAGTTTTACAAGTTCCAGTAATTGAAACAAATACAGATAAAGGAACAATCACGTATGAAGACCCAAACGGGGAAAAAATAGAAGTTCCAGTGACAAAAGGAAAATGTAAACTGCAATGGAAACCTGATTGGGGGATGAGGTGGGCTGCATTCGGAGTTAATTACGAAGCTCATGGAAAGGATTTGACTCCATCTGCTGTGCTTTCAAGTCAAATATGTAAAATACTTGGAGAAAAGCCACCGCTTTTGTTTTGCTATGAGTTATTTCTTGATAAAGAAGGAAAGAAGATATCAAAATCAAAAGGAAATGGTATTTCAATTGAGGAGTGGCTAACTTATGCACCCACAGAGAGTTTAGCGTTATACATCTTTCAGAGCCCTAAAAAGGCTAAACGTTTATATTTTGATGTGATACCAAAATCAACTGATGAGTATTTGGAGTTTGTTAAGCGTTATAATGAAAGTAAAGAAAAGGATGTAAATAGCCCTGTATGGCACATCCACCAGGGTAAAGTTCCAAACGTAGAAACTTCAGGCATAAATTTTTCGTTACTTTTAAACCTGGCAGCAGCTTGTAATGCTGAAAATAAAGAGATTCTTTGGGGTTTTATATCAACTTATGCACCAAACGTTACACCAGAAAGCAACAAAATGCTAGATAGGCTTTCGGATTTTGCAGTTAGGTATTATCACGACTTTATCAAGCCAACAAAAGCGTATAAAGCTTCAAACGAAAAAGAGAAAGAAGCGTTACTAGATTTAAAGAACAACCTACATTCCCTGCCTATTACAGCCACTGCTGAAGAGATTCAATCTCAGGTTTTCTCCATCGGAAAAAAACATAATTACAATAACTTACGCGATTGGTTTCAGTTGCTATATGAAACGCTGCTTGGCCAAAAAACCGGTCCTAGAATGGGATCTTTTATAAAGCTTTATGGGATAGATAATACAATCTCTCTTATAGAAAGTGCTACTGAACGTACACTTTAG
- the rpsI gene encoding 30S ribosomal protein S9 yields the protein MIDSLGRSYATGRRKESVARVWIKPGSGKFSVNKKDDLISYFKRESVCQMIKAPFIVTSMLDRYDVFATVKGGGLSGQAGALAHGISRALSSISQDLHSILRKSGFLTRDSRVVERKKYGQHKARKKCQFSKR from the coding sequence ATGATTGACTCACTTGGTCGTTCATATGCTACAGGTCGAAGGAAAGAATCTGTAGCAAGAGTATGGATAAAGCCAGGAAGTGGAAAATTTAGTGTTAATAAAAAAGATGATTTAATTTCTTATTTTAAAAGAGAATCAGTGTGTCAAATGATTAAAGCGCCATTCATAGTAACTTCTATGTTAGATAGGTATGATGTGTTTGCAACTGTAAAAGGTGGAGGACTATCTGGCCAAGCAGGTGCCTTAGCTCATGGAATAAGCAGAGCTTTAAGTAGTATAAGTCAAGATCTACACTCTATATTACGTAAGAGTGGATTCCTAACTAGAGATTCACGTGTTGTTGAGCGTAAGAAATATGGTCAACATAAAGCTCGGAAAAAATGTCAGTTTTCTAAGAGATAA
- a CDS encoding ankyrin repeat domain-containing protein, which produces MYLALLKQILSIVNRENDLNGNNIVEKIKGQIKERCSSTYEEWSNENFDINYKFSDNDGFRKKELILLHIACLNDEKDVVKALLNARDINVNLQDVSKETPLHLAIKEGNENIVKALLAAQGIDVNLQDNDKKTPLHLAIEKGDENIVKALLAVKGINVNLQDNYEKTPLHLAIEKVNENIVKALLAAQGIDVNLQNQSQETPLHLAIEKGNENIVKALLNKGADVNLRDKSKSTPLHLAIEKGNENIVKALLNKGADVNLRNKSERTPLYLAAEKGKIEIVKAILDKNPSINLPNEYGHTPLCVAARGHHKKIVRALLKAGANPLLDNHDNKTLDKELTEEAIMLAIISGVGIFVIASVVAAIVVTSAYFIGVSLSVGAMAGIAVAAAVLTGLVAGGIIYEVLKPCDELKEAIAKEISKLSQNSAVDDSKPDCNPGTRLLAPIKGFINNVKSFCAI; this is translated from the coding sequence ATGTATTTAGCATTGTTGAAACAGATATTAAGTATAGTAAATCGTGAAAATGATTTGAATGGTAATAACATAGTTGAAAAAATAAAAGGGCAAATAAAAGAAAGATGCTCATCTACTTATGAAGAATGGAGCAACGAAAATTTTGATATAAATTATAAATTTAGTGATAATGATGGCTTTAGAAAAAAAGAATTAATATTATTACACATAGCATGTCTAAATGATGAAAAAGATGTAGTAAAAGCTCTATTAAATGCAAGAGACATAAATGTTAATTTGCAAGATGTATCTAAGGAAACCCCTTTACATTTGGCTATTAAAGAAGGTAACGAAAATATAGTAAAAGCTCTATTAGCAGCACAAGGTATAGATGTTAATTTGCAAGATAACGATAAAAAAACTCCTTTACATTTGGCTATTGAAAAAGGTGACGAAAATATAGTAAAAGCTCTATTAGCAGTAAAAGGTATAAATGTTAATTTGCAAGATAACTATGAAAAAACTCCTTTACATTTGGCTATTGAAAAAGTTAACGAAAATATAGTAAAAGCTCTATTAGCAGCACAGGGTATAGATGTTAATTTGCAAAATCAATCTCAAGAAACTCCTTTACATTTGGCTATTGAAAAAGGTAACGAAAATATAGTAAAAGCTCTATTAAATAAGGGGGCTGATGTTAATTTGCGAGATAAAAGTAAAAGCACTCCTTTACATTTGGCTATTGAAAAAGGTAATGAAAATATAGTAAAAGCTCTATTAAATAAGGGGGCTGATGTTAATTTGCGAAATAAAAGTGAAAGAACTCCTTTATATCTTGCTGCTGAGAAAGGCAAAATTGAGATAGTAAAGGCTATATTAGATAAGAACCCTAGTATTAATCTTCCAAATGAATATGGACACACTCCTTTGTGCGTTGCTGCTCGGGGACATCATAAAAAGATAGTAAGAGCTCTATTAAAAGCAGGTGCTAATCCTTTATTAGATAATCATGATAACAAAACTCTAGATAAAGAACTTACTGAAGAAGCAATTATGCTAGCAATAATCTCGGGTGTTGGTATATTTGTTATTGCATCTGTTGTAGCTGCTATAGTAGTTACTTCTGCATATTTTATTGGTGTATCATTATCAGTAGGTGCTATGGCTGGGATAGCTGTGGCTGCTGCTGTACTCACAGGACTTGTTGCTGGTGGTATTATATATGAAGTGTTGAAGCCTTGTGATGAGTTAAAGGAGGCTATTGCAAAAGAAATATCAAAGCTTAGTCAGAATAGTGCAGTGGACGATAGTAAGCCTGATTGTAATCCTGGAACACGCTTACTGGCACCAATAAAAGGTTTTATAAATAATGTAAAAAGTTTTTGCGCTATTTAA
- a CDS encoding PopZ family protein, translated as MSDNQSVKDILEDIKKAISGKNPSGDRAEIIDEDDDVLCLEEEYLEEIEKDVDDKKENSEEENDCQSEKIAFNNNQSNSHSYNSEEKNLYDNIQMSNNKVSYREQSNEHLVLKENMEEIKTLLEKMQSELRHKQQKRADLTVEELVVSLLKPQLSEWLNKYLHELVKEVVEKELKDIINNK; from the coding sequence ATGAGCGATAATCAATCTGTAAAAGATATACTAGAAGATATAAAAAAAGCTATATCGGGTAAAAATCCAAGTGGCGATAGAGCAGAAATAATAGATGAAGATGATGACGTATTATGCCTTGAAGAGGAATACCTAGAAGAAATTGAAAAAGATGTTGATGATAAAAAGGAAAATAGTGAAGAAGAGAACGATTGCCAAAGTGAGAAAATAGCTTTTAACAATAATCAATCTAACAGCCATAGTTACAACTCAGAAGAGAAAAATTTGTATGATAATATCCAAATGAGTAATAACAAAGTGAGCTATCGAGAACAAAGTAACGAGCATTTAGTTTTAAAAGAAAATATGGAGGAAATTAAAACATTGCTTGAAAAGATGCAAAGCGAACTACGGCATAAACAACAAAAAAGAGCGGATCTTACTGTTGAAGAATTAGTTGTATCTCTTTTAAAACCTCAGCTTTCAGAGTGGCTGAATAAGTATCTACATGAATTGGTAAAAGAAGTAGTTGAAAAAGAGCTCAAAGATATAATCAATAATAAGTAG
- a CDS encoding RlmE family RNA methyltransferase, which yields MNDQYVQKTNKDGYRSRSAYKLIEIDDKFKLLQQGQKIIDLGAFPGGWSQVASKKGASVIAVDIKPINAISGVECIQCDIISELEILREKFKDHKFDVILSDMAPESCGLKSLDHIRIMLLCEAALNFAKHFLNHDGKFVVKIFQGESDKDFCNELKKMFKTVRYFKPKSSRSESTEMYLVSLGFIGSNSSI from the coding sequence TTGAATGATCAGTATGTGCAAAAAACCAATAAGGACGGTTATAGATCACGCTCGGCATATAAGTTAATAGAAATAGACGATAAATTTAAACTACTCCAACAAGGGCAAAAAATTATTGATCTTGGCGCTTTTCCTGGTGGGTGGTCACAAGTTGCATCTAAGAAAGGAGCGAGTGTGATTGCTGTTGACATAAAACCAATAAACGCAATTAGTGGAGTAGAGTGTATACAGTGTGATATTATCAGCGAACTTGAAATTTTAAGAGAAAAATTCAAGGATCACAAATTTGATGTAATTTTATCTGATATGGCACCAGAATCTTGCGGTTTAAAATCGTTAGATCATATCAGAATTATGCTTTTATGCGAAGCAGCGCTCAATTTTGCAAAGCATTTTTTGAATCATGATGGCAAATTTGTAGTAAAAATTTTTCAAGGAGAGTCTGATAAAGATTTCTGCAATGAGCTAAAAAAAATGTTCAAAACAGTAAGATACTTCAAACCAAAGTCAAGTAGATCTGAATCTACAGAAATGTATTTGGTCAGCTTAGGCTTTATTGGTAGCAACTCTTCTATATAG